In Candidatus Obscuribacterales bacterium, the genomic window GACCAGGTGCCTCGCGTTTTAACAGACGAAGACCAACAACTCTTGCGCGATTTGGGGCAGATCGCGCAGCAAGAGCTCTTGGCCATCCAAATCAACACCATTGACGAACTGAAACAGCGCAATGCGGAAATGAAGCTGTTGAGCGAAATCAGTAATTTTTTGCAGGCCTGCCTAACCGTTGAAGAAGCCTGCACAGCGATCGCCAGTTTGATTGCCCCTCTGTTTCCGGGATGCTCCGGAGGTATTTTTATCCTCAAGGCTCTGAACCGGGTGGAAATGATATCGCAGTGGGGAGAGGGGGTGTTGTTGTCGGTGCCTGATTTTTCGCTCCAAGAGTGCTGGGGGCTGCGACGAGGGCGAGAGCATTGGATGGCCGGAACCGATCGACCGCGCTGCAAGCATATTCCAGCAACAATTCCTGGACAGACAACGCCCATTACCGCATCTCTTTGTATTCCCATGATGGCCCAGGGTGAAACCTTGGGGTTGTTTTACCTCAGCACGGCTAAGCCAGAGGTCTTATCTGAAGCAAAGCGGCAGCTCG contains:
- a CDS encoding GAF domain-containing protein; protein product: MQAPPYPPNEATRLNTLRSLHILDTKPEERFDRITRIAKRLFGVPITLVSLIDAERQWFKSCQGLDICETPRDLSFCGHAILGDSLFVVPDALLDERFRDNPLVTDGSKIRFYAGAPLAVNNGSNLGTLCIIDQVPRVLTDEDQQLLRDLGQIAQQELLAIQINTIDELKQRNAEMKLLSEISNFLQACLTVEEACTAIASLIAPLFPGCSGGIFILKALNRVEMISQWGEGVLLSVPDFSLQECWGLRRGREHWMAGTDRPRCKHIPATIPGQTTPITASLCIPMMAQGETLGLFYLSTAKPEVLSEAKRQLARTVAEQVGLAIANLHLRETLQHQSC